The nucleotide window CTTCGTCGCATCTTCGAGACCTCGCAGGATCTGATCATGGTGATGGATTCTCGGGGATTCCTGGTTCAAATCAGCCCGAGCTGCGAGGCCATACTGGGCTATCGGCCGGAGGAGATGATCGGCCGCAGCGGCGAGGATTTCATCCACCCCGACCATCTCGAAACTTCCCGCCAGGAAATGCGCGCGGCGCGGCGCGGCGAACGTCCGAAGATTTCGGACACGCGCTGCTTCCACAAGAATGGACAGGCGGTATGGCTTTCATGGCTCGGGACATGGTCCGAGCCGGTCAAGCGCTTTTTCTTCGTCGGCCGCGACATGACCGAGAGCCGCTTGGCGCAAGAGACGTTGCGCGAAAGCGAACAGCTCGCACGCGGCATCATCGACACCGCGCTCGATGCCTTCGTGCAGATGGACGATCAGGGCATCGTCACCGACTGGAACTCGCAGGCGGAGAAGATCTTCGGCTGGTCGCGCGCGGAAGCGGTCGGCACCCGGCTGAGCGAGCTGATCATTCCCGACGTCCACCGCGATGTGCACAGAGCCGGCCTGGAGCGGTTTCTGCGCACCGGCGAGGCCGCCATCCTGGGCCGCAGGTTTGAGATCGAGGCGATGCGGCGCGACGGAAGGGAAATCAAGGTCGAGCTCAGCGTCACCGCGCTGCGGCGGCGCAACGGATTCGTTTTCAACGGCTTCATGCGCGATCTCACCGACCAGATCGCGGCCGAGGACAGAATCCGGCAGGCCGAGAAGATGGAGGCGATGGGGCAGCTCACCGGCGGCATCGCTCACGACTTCAACAACATCCTGACGGTGATCACGGGAACGATCGAAATCCTGGCGGACGCCGTCAAGGGCGAACCGCAGCTTGCCGCCATCACGCGAATGATCGACGAGGCGGCCTCGCGCGGCGCAGACCTCACCCAGCACCTGCTCGCCTTCGCGCGCAAGCAGCCGCTGGAACCGAAGGTAACCGACGTCAACACGCTGATCATCGACACCGCTAAACTGCTGCAGCGAACGCTCGGCGAGCATGTCGAGATCGAATCCGTGTTCGAAGACGAGACGTGCCCGGCGATCGTCGATCCCAATCAACTCGCCACCGCGATTCTCAATCTGGCTCTGAACGCCCGCGACGCCATGCCCGATGGAGGCAAGCTCATCATCGAGACCGGCTTCGTCATGCTCGACGACAATTATGCGAGGATGCACAGCGACGTCCGACCCGGTCGCTACGCCACGATTGCGGTGAGCGATACCGGAACCGGCATTCCGGCTGCGATGCTCGACAAGGTATTCAATCCGTTCTTCACCTCGAAGGGACCTGGCAAAGGTACCGGCCTCGGGCTGAGCATGGTGTACGGCTTCATCAAACAATCGGCCGGTCACATCATGATCTACAGCGAAGAGGGCCATGGCACGACGATCAAGATGTATCTACCGCCGGCCATGGACGCATTGCCGGCGGCCGAGGCTACGCTGGTGCCGGCCGTCGAGGGCGGCCATGAAACGATTCTGGTGGTGGAAGACGACAAGCTGGTGCGCCACTATGTGCTGGCGCAACTGCATTCACTCGGTTACGTCACGCTCGATGCGGCGAACGCCACTGAAGCCCTCGCGCTGGTCCATACCGGCCACGCGTTCGACCTGCTGTTCACCGACGTGATCATGCCCGGCATGAACGGCCGCCAGCTCGCCGACGAGATAGCAAAGGCCAGACCCGGACTAAGGGTACTGTTCACCTCGGGCTATACCGAGAATGCCATCATTCACCACGGGCGACTTGACGAAGGCGTATTGCTGCTCGCCAAGCCGTATCGGAAATCGGATATGGCGATCATGATCCGGAAAGCGCTCGCCGATTGATCGCCACGGCGGCGCCCGCATCCTGCGGAAGGCTGCGCCGGATCCGGCCTGCCTGCGACCAGACTTGCGATCAGGACCTTACGATCAGGAACTTACGATCAGACTTGGCCCTGACGCTGGGTGGTCATCACGATGCGGACCAGGTCGGCGGCATTCCGCGCGCCGAGTTTCTTCATGATATTGGCGCGGTGATCCTCGATCGTGCGCGGGCTGATCCCGAGATGCCGCCCCGCTTCCTTGTTGGAAGCGCCGGCGGTGAACTGCTCCAGCACCTCGCGTTCGCGCCGCGTGAGCGGTTCGCGTCCCGGGAAATGCAGGGTCGCGATGCGCGACGCCGCGTTGTGTGTCTGCCGGCGAGCGTAAGCCTCGATCGCCTCATCGAGTCTCGCGACGATTTCGCTGCCGCGAAACGGCTTTTCGATGAAGTCCAGCGCGCCGTTCTTGATGGCGCTCACCGCCATGGCGATATCGCCCTGTCCCGAGATCATGAAGATCGGCGCAGGGTAGTCCTCGCCATGAAGCTCTTTCAGAATATCGAGGCCGGACTTACCGGGGATATGCACATCGAGCAGGATGCAGGCTGGCGTTCGCGTTCGTGCAATCGCCAGCAGCGCTGCGCCATCGGCGAAACATATGACCTGATAGCCGGCTGCCGACAGCACCATCGAAAGCGTGTCGCGAACGGCAGGGTCGTCATCGACTACGAAAATCTCCCCGCGGGAGGGGGCCTTTTCAGCCATGTTCCATCGTCCATGCGTGGTTGGATGTGACGCACACTCGGATAACGGTATTCAACTCCATACCGAACCGTATTTGTACGGGACCACGGCTTAACGCACAAGTAGCAACCCACGCCTAAAAAGTAACTAAGGAGTGCGCTTACACAAAACGCGGCAATTGAACAAATGATTGCCAGGAAATTTCTCCCGGCGCTCCCGAGAGTTCCACCAACGTCATCGTGCTCGACGACGTATATCAGTGCCGGCCGATGTCGTGCTGCAGCGCGTATTTTTCCCAGATCTCGCGGCCCATCGCAGGTTCAAGAAAGCGTGCGCCATCCGCTTCAGCTCATCGCCTCTTCGGACTTTGACGACGCGCCCGACTTTTTCTTGGTGTGCTTGCCTCTCAGGAAGCGGATGTCCATTTCCGTCCCGTTGACGCGAACGAGCTCACACCGGCGATAGGCGAGGCCGGTCGACGACAGCAGCAGGAAGAACTCCTTGAGATTGAGGCCTTGAATGGAGCCTTCCACGGTCAGTTCGGCGTCGGTATCCGAGATCGCGTTGAGCTGGCAATCCCTGCGCCAGGTCCCGTCGATCGCCATGATGCAGACATCATAGCCGCGGCTGAACGTAACCCGCTCCGCGCCCTTGCCGTCCTCTGTCATCGCTCACCGTCCTGCCATTGCCGCGATTCTTGACATTGCCGTTGCGCCCTGCGGAGATGCGGCACGCACACCGCTCGGCCGATAGAGGCCGCGCTTGTCCGGGAACGGCTTGAAGACATCGGTCAGGCCGACGACCGTTTCCGCCGCGCCCAGCACCAGGAAGCCATCGCCTTCCATCGCCTTGGCGAGGCGGCCAAAGATATTGATCTTGGTCTCCTGATCGAAATAGATCAGGACGTTGCGGCAGAAGATAACGTCGAAGGTGCCGAGCTGGGAGAAGTCGTGCAGCAGATTGAGCTGGCGATGCTGCACCATGCCGCGCAGCTCCGGGCTGATCTGCCACAGTTCGCCGTTCTGCTTGAAGTATTTGACAAGAAGCTGAATCGGAAGGCCGCGCTGGACCTCGAACTGGCTGTAGACGCCCGACTTCGATTTTTCGAGCACTTCCTGCGACAGGTCGGTCGCGATGATCTCGATCCGCCAGCCGGCAAGCGCCGCGCCCATTTCCTTCAGCGACATGGCAAGCGAATACGGCTCCTGGCCGGTTGAACCGGCGGCACACCATATCCTGATGCTCCTGCGGCTGGCGCGCGCTTTCAACAGCTCCGGCATGATCGTATCGCGGAAGTGTTCGAACGGCACCTTGTCCCGGAAGAAGAAGGTCTCGTTGGTGGTCATGGCCTCGACCACCTGGGCGATGATCGATGACGATCCGCCCTTCATTTTCTGCACGAGTTCGCCGATGCCGGGCACGCCGCACTTGCGCGACAGCGGAAGCAGGCGGCTTTCGATCAGGTATTGCTTGTCTGCGGACAGGTCGAGACCGGAATGATCCTTCAGGAGCTTACGTAGATACTCATAGTCTGGCGGCGTCACGGGAGCCTCTCAAGGGCAAGCGATAAGATTTAGATCAGGCTCTATTCCGGGAGCGCGACCAGACCGACTTCCTGGAATTTTGCCGCGACGATGTCCTTGTCGAACGGCTTCATGATGTATTCGTTGGCGCCGGCATGCAGCGCGCGCGAGATGTGATCCATGCCGTTCTCGGTGGTGCAGAACACCACCTTGGGCGCGTCGCCGCCGGGCAGTCTGCGCAGATGGCCGAGGAATTCGTAGCCGTCCATGACAGGCATGTTCCAGTCGAGCAGAACCGCCGTGGGCATGGCTTCCTTGCAGGCCTCGAGTGCCTGCTGGCCGTCCTCGGCTTCGACGATCTGAAAGTCCATTTCTTCCAGGATGCGGCGCGCGATCTTTCGCACGATGCTGGAGTCATCGACGACCAGACAGGTTTTCATTTTTGGCCTCCTTGCTTGATGGCGACGCTACGCTGCGAGGGCTGTCTTCGGCATGATTTCGAGCACGCGATCGACGTCGAGGACGACCATGAGCTGGCCGTCGAGGCGGTGCACGCCGCCGGCGAGCTTGGCGAAGCGGGCATCCAGGTTGACGGGATTTTCCTCGCGGCCATTGTCCGGCAGCCGCAGCACCTCGCCGATCTGGTCGATCAGGAGGCCGTAGGATTCGCCGCGCAAATCGACGCCGACCGCCATCGGCGGCTTGCCGTCGTCGTTCTTCGGCAAGCCCAGCCGGGCGCGCATGTCGACCACGGTGACGATGCGGCCGCGCAGATTGAGCACGCCGGCGATCTCGGCGGAGGACAGCGGCACCCGGGTCAGCCGTTCCGGCATGAACACGTCCTGCACCCGCGAGATCGGCAGGCCGAACAATTGCCCGCCGATCACGGCGGTGACGTATTCGGCCACGGTGCCCTCGATGGTCTCGGTCTTGGTTGTCATTGGCTCGTTACCGTTCTCTCGTTTTGAGCATGATCTCTTCGGAAAACCGGTTCCCACTTTTCCGGATCATGCTCTAAGCCGCTTGCCGGGTCTCGGCGGTCTGTTCCTTCAGCGCCGCGATCAGGCCGGGACGGTCGAACTTGGCGACGTAGTCGTGGAAGCCGGCCTGCCGCCCGCGCTCGATCGCCGCCGGCGACACCAGCGAGGACAGTGCGATGATCGGCATCGTGTTCAGGTTGTTGTCGGCCCGGATCGTCTCGGCGAACTCGAAGCCGTTCATGTCGGGCATCTCGATGTCGGTCAGCACCACGTCGAAAGTCTGGCCCGAGCGCAGCGCCGACAGCCCCTCCTGCGCGTTGACGGCGACCCGCACCTTGTAGCCGGCGGCCTTCAGGACCGGCGCCAGCATGTTGCGGAAGAAGGCGCTGTCGTCGACCAAGAGCACCGATTGCGCCGTCGAGGAGGCCCGCATCTCCTTGCGCGAGAACCAGTCGGCGAACGCCATCGGCAGGAAGTGGCCGACGTCGATCACCTCGGTGGCCTGGCCCTTGATCACGGCCGAGCCGAGGATGCCGTCCTGCTGGCCGGCGACCTCGATGTGCAGCCGCTCCTCGACGATGTCGATGATCTCGTCGACCACGAGCCCCATCGAGCGGCCGTCGTCGGCGAACACCAGAATCGGCTGCGAGCCTTGCGTCTGCACGGTGACCCCGGCCATCTGCACCAGGGGCATCAACTGCTCGCGGTACTGCACCATGTAGCGGCCGTTGGAGAGCTCGATCTTGTCGGTGGCGATCTCCTCCAGCCGGGTGACGAGGCCGAGCGGCACCGCCTTGGGCTGCGAGGAGCCGGCGCGGAACACGAGCAGCGAGGTGAGCTGTTCGCCGGACATGGCATGCGCCGCGGAGGCCTCGTCGGCCATCTCATGGGCCGAGGAGCCGGAGGCGCCGAGCGCTTTGGCAATGCCGTTGGGGTCGATGATCATGATCACGGCGCCGTCGCCCAGAATGGTGTTGCCGGAGAACATGTCGATGTGGCGCAGCTTGGTCGACATCGGCTTGACCACGATTTCTTCGGTGTGGAACACGCCGTCGACCACGATGCCGAAGGTCTGGCTGCCGACCTGGGTGACCACGATAAAGCCGTTCTCGGGGTCGCTGGACGAGCCGTCGTCGATCTTGAGGAGCTTCTTCAAATGCATCAGCGGCAGCAGCTTGTTGCGCAACCTGAGGACGGCCGTATCCTTGATGCGCTCGATGCGGTGTTCGGAGTTGGCGCGGGCGCGCACCAGCTCGACAACCGACAATTGCGGGATGGCAAAGCGGTCGCCGGCGGCTTCCACGATCAGGGCCGAGACGATCGCGAGCGTCAGCGGGATCTTGATGGTGACGCTTGAACCCTCGCCGGCCACGCTCTTGATGTCGATGGTGCCGCCGATCTGGTCGATATTGGTGCGCACCACGTCCATGCCGACGCCGCGGCCGGAGACCGAGGTGACCTGGGCAGCGGTGGAGAAGCCCGGCGCGAAGATGAACTTGTGGATCTGGGCTTCGGTCATCTTCTCCAGCTCGGTCTCGGTGACGAGACCGTTCTGCAGCGCTTTGGTCTTGATCCGCTCGGTGTTCAGCCCGCGGCCGTTATCGGCAATGCAGATGATGATGTGGCCGCCCTCGTGATAGGCCGACAACCGGATGGTGCCCTGCTCGCCCTTGCCGGCCGCGAGCCGCTCGGCCGGGGTCTCCAGGCCGTGGTCGGCGGAGTTGCGCACCATGTGGGTCAAGGGATCCTTGATCAGGTCGAGCACCTGGCGGTCGAGCTCGGTGTCGGCGCCGTGCATCTCCAGTTCGATCTGCTTGCCGAGTTCGCCGGAGAGGTCGCGCACGATGCGCGGCAGCTTCTGCCAGGCATTGCCGATCGGCTGCATCCGCGTCTTCATGACGCCTTCCTGCAGCTCGGCGGTGACGTTGGAGAGCCGCTGCAGCGGCACCTTGAACTCGGTGTCCTCGTTGCGGCGGGAGATTTCCAGGAGCTGGTTGCGGGTCAAGACCAGCTCGGAGACCATGGTCATCAAATGTTCGAGGGTGTCGACGTTGACGCGGATCGACTGGTTGGCGATCTTGTCGGCGACCTCGCCGTCGGCCTCGACGGCGACGGCACGCTTGGCCGGCTTGGCCTTGGCTTCCTTTGCAGCTTCTTTCGCCTCAGGCGCCGGCGCAGCCTTGGCGACCGGCGCGGGCGCGGCTTCGGTCTCGGTCTCGCGGAAGGCGCGTTCGAGGTCGTCGAGCGAGACCTCGCCCGGACGCAACGGGCGTTCCAGCACCTGCTCGACCAGCGTGCCCGACGTGACCTGAGGCTTCGCCGGCGGCGCGGCCGCGACGGGCGCAGGCGCCGGTTCAGGATGCGCTTCCGCATGGTGGCCGCCTTCGGCCATCGCATGCAGCTTCTCGATCAGGTCTTCGTCGGTGCCCTCGGGCTCGGTCTCGGTGGCTTCCAGACCGGCGAGAATTTCCTTGATGCGGTCGATGGAGGACAGGATCAGCGTCACGGCTTCGGCCTTGACCGGCATGCCGTCGCGGAACTTGCCCATCAAGGTCTCGCCGGCATGGGCGAGCGCTTCCAGCCGCGGCAGGCCCAGGAAGCCGCAGGTGCCCTTGATGGTGTGGACCAGGCGGAAGATGTTATCCAGGATCTTCGCGTCGCTCGGGTCCTGCTCGAACCGCACCAACTGATTGTCGACCGTATCCAGGCTCTCGTTGGTCTCCGTCAGGAACTCCCGCAACAGGTCATCCATATGAGCACGCCTTTTAGAAATTCAGATACTGGTCTTCTCCAAAAATAACCCTGCGGATTTCACGGCCACGTTAATTTCACCGTCCGTGCTAATACGGATATGGTGAACAATGTCGTGATGAAGCGGTCGCAGCGGCGATCCGAAGATCGCGGCCGACACGCGACCTTCGAAAGCTTCGACGGCGAGCGGACTGCGCATCCCGGATGGGATGTTGGAAACAGCGCGTTGAGAATCGAGTTCACAACAAAAAACGGCGGGGAGATCTCCGCCGTTTTGATCTTGTATTTGGTGCTTATTAACGGAGCAACTGCAGCACGCTCTGCTGGCTCTGGTTGGCCAGCGCCAGCGCGGACACCGCGATCGACTGGCGGGTCGACAGCGCCTGGCTGTTCGCCGCTTCCTCGTTGGTGTCGGCCAGCGTCAGGTTGGACGAGCCGGTCTGCAGCACGTTGATCAGGTTCTTGGAGAAGTCCTGACGGATCTGCACGATCGACAGGTTCGAACCGAGGGCCGAAGCCTGGGAGCGCAGCAGGGTCGAAGCCGAGCTCAGGCTGGACACGACCCTGTTGGTCGCGGCGTTGTCGATGAAGTCGGTCCCCTGGACCAGGTTCGCCAGGCCGAGACCCGCCGCGTTGAAGTTAACGCCGGTGATGCTCAGTGTCGACTTGCCGGTCTCGTTGAACGTCAGCTTGAGCTGATCGCCGCCGAGCAGGTTGACGCCGTTGAACGATGCGTCCTGCGCGGTGGTGGTGATCTGCGACAGGATGCCGTTGAACTGGCTTACCAGGCCGCTGCGGACGCTCTGCGCCGTAGCGTCGACCACTGGCGCCGTCGCGGTCGTGAAGGTGATCGCGGTGGTCAGCGTGCCGCCGATCGCACCACCCGCCGTCGCCGAGCCGAGGGTCGACGAAGCGTAGTCGTTGGTGGCGGAGATCGTCAGCTTGCCGGTCGAGTCGACCGTCGCGCTCAGGTTATTGGCCAGCAACTGGGCGTTAAGCTGGTCAAGAGTCTTGACCGTGCCGTTGGAGCCGTCGCCGAAGGTGACGTTGACCGCCGTGCCGCCGTTGAAGGAGGTGAAGGTCAAGCTCTTGCCGGAGAGGCTGCCAGCCGCCGCGGAGCGGCCCGCGGTGAAGGAGGTCCCCGTGCCGGTGTTGCCGGTGAGGCCGAGCGCGGACAGCGCATTGCCGGTGCCGATGATCGACAGATCGGAGGTCGTGCCGGTTGAGATCTGCAGCGCACCCGCAACGATCGACGAGGCGACCTGGCCGGAAGCGACAGTTAGCGTCGCGCTTCCGCCTGCGTTCGATGCCGTCTGGACGCCGGTCGCGAGATCGATTGCCTTCAGCGTGTCGGCAATCGTGCCGCCCTGCAGGTAGACTGTCGAGTTGCCGTTGCCGTCAGTAACGAGGTTGCCGTTGACGCCGGAACCCGCCGGGACGTTGGCAGCAGCCGGAGCAGCAGCGTTCTTGAACGTGATCGTCTTGCCGTTGACGTTCAGGGTGGAGCCATCCTGAATCAGCGTGCCAAGCGATGCAGAGGTGATCGTGCGCTGCCTGGTGACCGTCGCGTCGCCGGCGCCGACCGAGGAGGTCAGGCCGAGCGCGTTCAGGAGGTCGGCCCTGCCGGTGATGCTGAGGTCAGCGCCGGTGCCGGTGTGCAGGGTAAGAACGCCAGCCGCAATGGCAGCGTTGGTGCCGGAGGAGTTGGAGAGCGTCGCCGTGCCGCCGGAGATGACGGCCTTCTGGACGCCGCTGGCGAGATCGATGGCGTCCGCCAGATCCTGCACCGTCGCCGTCGGGGTAGCCGTGGTGCCGATGTAGATGGTGGAGTTGCCGTTGCCGTCGGTAACGATATTGCCGTCGACGCCGGATCCGGCAGGAACGTCCGCCGCCGCCGGGACCGAGCCCGACTTGAAAGTGATGGTCTTGCCGTTGACGGTCAGGGTCTCGCCATCGGAAGGCGCACCGTTGGCCGCAATCGTCGTGGCGCTGGGCGTACCCGCCAGGGTCAGGCCGAAAGCAAGGCTGGCCGCGGTGCCCGCACCGTCGGCTGCGGCAGTGCCAACCAGCGTAGCGGAGGTGCCGCCGAGCGTGGTGGCCGCAGTCGCCGCGGTGGTGCCGCCGGCCGCGCCGGAGAACAGCACGTTGGAGGACGCGGTCGCGCTGGTGTAGGTCGTGGTGCCGCGCAGGTCGTTTGCAGTGGCGCCGGTGATCGTCGCGGAGACGTTCGACTTGGTGGAGTAGCCGACCGCACTCTGCAGCGCCTGGTTGGCGATCGACTTGGCGGTATCGACCAGCTTCTGCAGCGAGGTGATGCCGGTGTTGGCGGCCTGCAGCACCTGCACGCCGTTGCCGATGCCGTCGAGCAGATTGTTGATGTCACCGGCGCGCGCATCGAGCGACTGCGCAGTGAAGAAGTTGGTGGGGTTGTCGAGGGCCGTGTTGACCTTCTTGCCGGTGGCAAGGCGGTTCTGCGTGGTGGCGAGCAGATCAGCGGTCGACTGGAGGGAGAGGAGGTTCTGACGAACCGACGCCGAGAGGACAATGCCTGACATGTCTATTTCCTTCTGGTTTCGAAGCCATTTCTTTGGCCATGCCAGCAATACAGAGCGAGATTTAACAATGCCTCAACTTGACGGCTCTGATTTGCAGCAATTGGACACTGGACTGCCGATGGTTAAAGCTGACCTAAGCAGCAAACCGTAAAAGTACGGTTAAGTGGCCGTGACCGCGGCTCGCAAACATTCGGCGATAGCTGCGGCGAGAAGTGACGCTTGGCTGGCTGACTATGTGCTTCGGCCGCAAGGGGACGCCAGCGCCCAACATTCACAGCGAAGAGATTGCCAAGATCACTCGTAATGCGCGATGGCCAGCCGCTAGCTCGACTGGATGACGCCCGGGATGCGGGAGCGGGCTTCGGCAAGGCATTCGTCGACGACCGCCAGGAGCGCGCCCGGCGTAAACGGCTTGCGCAGGCAGCGCGTGGCACCGAGCTCGAGCGCCATGCGCAGGAAGTCCGGCGCCGGCGAGTCGAGATTGGCAAAGGCGTATCCCGACATCGCAATCAGGGGGACCGTCGGCGCGCGCTCGTGGAATATCCTGATCGATTCGAAACCGCGCATGTGCGGCATGAAGATATCGACGAGCATCAGGTCGAAGCCGGAGTCTTCCAGCGCGCGAAGCCCGGCTTCGCCGCCATCGGCTACCGTCACCTCAAAGCCGTGACGTTCGAGATAGATCTCGATGGCCGTGCAGATCATCGGATCGTCATCGACGATGAGAACGCGTGTCATGTCAGCCCCCGGAAGCGGATAGCGAACTTTCAGTCCAATCATTCCTCAGTCGCAATCGCAGTGGGGGCAACGCATGACCCACCTCCCTCGCAGCGTAGGACGCGCTCCGTCCACCCGATCATGAAGCTCCACAAAAGGAACTTCCCGGCTCATCGTGCGGCGGTTTTGTTTTGCGAATCAGTGCGCTACCGCATTCTCCGCCGTAAACAGGCTGCTCTGTCTGCCCTCTACAGTGTATAAGGTCGGTTCCACAGCCTTGGGCTGATCCGGATTGGGAATTTGTAGCTAGCCTGCCACACGGCAGGTCGCGCGGTCGCTGCTTCGAAAGAAGTTCGCGGGTATTTGCCGGCGGCGAGTTCGCATCGCCGTGTTTACATCGCGAAGCGTCGGAGCGGGTCAAAGCACACCTGGCCGAGCCGACGCGCGGGTGCCATCGATCCAAGTTTGCCAGTTCTTCGTTTGCCAGTTTTTCTTGCCAATATAATGTGCAAGGATCATCCTGCAGTTCGGACTGTACGCAGCAGACGCCAGAGACCGGCTTGGCCGTAAGGCAGGAGACTGCTTTGGATTCAGCCCCTCGTTCTCCGAATGGATTTTTGTCCTCGCTGACCGCGGACGATTTCGAATTGATCCGCCCGCATCTGCGCGCCGCCGATCTCAGCCAGGAAATGGTGCTGGTCGAAGTCGACGAAACGCTCAAGCGTGCGTATCTTCCGCACAAGGGCGTCATCTCGCTGGTCGTGAAGCTCGCGCGCGGCGAGCACGTCCAGATCGCGATGATCGGCCGCGACAGCATCTTCGGTGCATTCGCTGCCCTCGGCGACCCCGTGGCGTTGAACACCGCCGTGGTGCTGGTGCCGGGCGCGGCCTCGACGATCGATCTCGACCAGCTTCGTGTTGCCGCCGACCAGAGCACAACATTGCGTACCGCCCTGGCGCGGCACGGCCTGGCCGTCTATGCGCAAATCCAGCAGACCGCCGGCTGCAACGCCTCCCATACGGTGGAATCCCGGCTGGCGCGATGCCTGTTGCATACACGCGACCTCTCCGGCAGCGACAAGCTCGTCCTGACCCAGGAAGCGATGGCCCAGATGATCGGCGCACGCCGCAACAGCGTTTCGCTGGTGGCCCATACACTGCAGCAAGCGAACTTCATCCACTACAGCCGGGGGCATATCGAGATCACTAACGTGGAAGGACTGATCAAGACTTCCTGCGAATGCTACGGGACGGTCAAGGCGCAGTACACGAGGCTGCTGCATCCGCGCATCCACAGCGCGGCTGCGTAGTCGCTTCCTGCAGTCAGCCACGGC belongs to Bradyrhizobium icense and includes:
- a CDS encoding CheR family methyltransferase; its protein translation is MTPPDYEYLRKLLKDHSGLDLSADKQYLIESRLLPLSRKCGVPGIGELVQKMKGGSSSIIAQVVEAMTTNETFFFRDKVPFEHFRDTIMPELLKARASRRSIRIWCAAGSTGQEPYSLAMSLKEMGAALAGWRIEIIATDLSQEVLEKSKSGVYSQFEVQRGLPIQLLVKYFKQNGELWQISPELRGMVQHRQLNLLHDFSQLGTFDVIFCRNVLIYFDQETKINIFGRLAKAMEGDGFLVLGAAETVVGLTDVFKPFPDKRGLYRPSGVRAASPQGATAMSRIAAMAGR
- a CDS encoding response regulator transcription factor, which translates into the protein MAEKAPSRGEIFVVDDDPAVRDTLSMVLSAAGYQVICFADGAALLAIARTRTPACILLDVHIPGKSGLDILKELHGEDYPAPIFMISGQGDIAMAVSAIKNGALDFIEKPFRGSEIVARLDEAIEAYARRQTHNAASRIATLHFPGREPLTRREREVLEQFTAGASNKEAGRHLGISPRTIEDHRANIMKKLGARNAADLVRIVMTTQRQGQV
- a CDS encoding pilus assembly protein PilZ, producing MTEDGKGAERVTFSRGYDVCIMAIDGTWRRDCQLNAISDTDAELTVEGSIQGLNLKEFFLLLSSTGLAYRRCELVRVNGTEMDIRFLRGKHTKKKSGASSKSEEAMS
- a CDS encoding response regulator, which codes for MKTCLVVDDSSIVRKIARRILEEMDFQIVEAEDGQQALEACKEAMPTAVLLDWNMPVMDGYEFLGHLRRLPGGDAPKVVFCTTENGMDHISRALHAGANEYIMKPFDKDIVAAKFQEVGLVALPE
- a CDS encoding chemotaxis protein CheW; this translates as MTTKTETIEGTVAEYVTAVIGGQLFGLPISRVQDVFMPERLTRVPLSSAEIAGVLNLRGRIVTVVDMRARLGLPKNDDGKPPMAVGVDLRGESYGLLIDQIGEVLRLPDNGREENPVNLDARFAKLAGGVHRLDGQLMVVLDVDRVLEIMPKTALAA
- a CDS encoding PAS domain S-box protein; amino-acid sequence: MTLTTRLAIAMIALVAIAVTAVGWLSYRNLEQALLQRARDRIETHSRQLATDLEYYAASATGDVAGFRSAVALHGLVRARMAGGTDPIDGVSEKVWRDRIAARFAAELEAKPTYAMFRIIGLDDDGREVVRVDRNGPNGTVRIVAESQLLKRSNRGYFQETIRLRPGQIYVSPLDLGRFAGLIEKVHRPTLRVATPIFADNGKLFGIFMVNVDMRRAFDRIRASAWPGETIYVVNKEGDYLIHPDRSREFGALLGRPNDWKADFPHLASQAEAKQGSADIVPDQAGRSNGIAFAPAVLASSEWVGVIETTSNAVIMAPAASIRNTSLLVGAIAVLGAAVLALLIARSLTRPIVRLTEAVQGVASSKKVAIPVDAGGETGVLARAFAQAVEEINAKTAALQHEVQEHRRTVAARDHHAERERLFSAAVESSNDAIITTSLNGTVTGWNSAAERLYGYTAAEIVGKTITLLVPMDRLPEVHDTLRRIGSGERIEQHETVRLRKDGSRIEVSLSVSPIKAPSGATIGISKVTRDITETNKTRQVLRQQTEELRRIFETSQDLIMVMDSRGFLVQISPSCEAILGYRPEEMIGRSGEDFIHPDHLETSRQEMRAARRGERPKISDTRCFHKNGQAVWLSWLGTWSEPVKRFFFVGRDMTESRLAQETLRESEQLARGIIDTALDAFVQMDDQGIVTDWNSQAEKIFGWSRAEAVGTRLSELIIPDVHRDVHRAGLERFLRTGEAAILGRRFEIEAMRRDGREIKVELSVTALRRRNGFVFNGFMRDLTDQIAAEDRIRQAEKMEAMGQLTGGIAHDFNNILTVITGTIEILADAVKGEPQLAAITRMIDEAASRGADLTQHLLAFARKQPLEPKVTDVNTLIIDTAKLLQRTLGEHVEIESVFEDETCPAIVDPNQLATAILNLALNARDAMPDGGKLIIETGFVMLDDNYARMHSDVRPGRYATIAVSDTGTGIPAAMLDKVFNPFFTSKGPGKGTGLGLSMVYGFIKQSAGHIMIYSEEGHGTTIKMYLPPAMDALPAAEATLVPAVEGGHETILVVEDDKLVRHYVLAQLHSLGYVTLDAANATEALALVHTGHAFDLLFTDVIMPGMNGRQLADEIAKARPGLRVLFTSGYTENAIIHHGRLDEGVLLLAKPYRKSDMAIMIRKALAD
- a CDS encoding hybrid sensor histidine kinase/response regulator: MDDLLREFLTETNESLDTVDNQLVRFEQDPSDAKILDNIFRLVHTIKGTCGFLGLPRLEALAHAGETLMGKFRDGMPVKAEAVTLILSSIDRIKEILAGLEATETEPEGTDEDLIEKLHAMAEGGHHAEAHPEPAPAPVAAAPPAKPQVTSGTLVEQVLERPLRPGEVSLDDLERAFRETETEAAPAPVAKAAPAPEAKEAAKEAKAKPAKRAVAVEADGEVADKIANQSIRVNVDTLEHLMTMVSELVLTRNQLLEISRRNEDTEFKVPLQRLSNVTAELQEGVMKTRMQPIGNAWQKLPRIVRDLSGELGKQIELEMHGADTELDRQVLDLIKDPLTHMVRNSADHGLETPAERLAAGKGEQGTIRLSAYHEGGHIIICIADNGRGLNTERIKTKALQNGLVTETELEKMTEAQIHKFIFAPGFSTAAQVTSVSGRGVGMDVVRTNIDQIGGTIDIKSVAGEGSSVTIKIPLTLAIVSALIVEAAGDRFAIPQLSVVELVRARANSEHRIERIKDTAVLRLRNKLLPLMHLKKLLKIDDGSSSDPENGFIVVTQVGSQTFGIVVDGVFHTEEIVVKPMSTKLRHIDMFSGNTILGDGAVIMIIDPNGIAKALGASGSSAHEMADEASAAHAMSGEQLTSLLVFRAGSSQPKAVPLGLVTRLEEIATDKIELSNGRYMVQYREQLMPLVQMAGVTVQTQGSQPILVFADDGRSMGLVVDEIIDIVEERLHIEVAGQQDGILGSAVIKGQATEVIDVGHFLPMAFADWFSRKEMRASSTAQSVLLVDDSAFFRNMLAPVLKAAGYKVRVAVNAQEGLSALRSGQTFDVVLTDIEMPDMNGFEFAETIRADNNLNTMPIIALSSLVSPAAIERGRQAGFHDYVAKFDRPGLIAALKEQTAETRQAA